One Hydrogenobaculum sp. 3684 genomic window, ACACTTCTTTGTAGCGTCTTTGTTTTTCTTCTTTTGGTATTTTATCTTCAAACTGATATGCATATGTTCCCTCTTCGTGGGAGTATTCAAAAACCCCTACAAAGTGAAAAAGTTCTTGGCTTATAAAATCTAAAAGCTCTTCAAAATCTTTTTGTTCTTCCGTTGGATAGCCCACTATAAAAGAGCTTCTTAGTATAGGTTTTTTATGCTTCATAGCGTTTATTTGCTCTAAAAGCCTAAAAACATCTTTTTTTGTATATCCTCTTCTCATGTTTTTTAAAACATTATCAGATATATGTTGAAGTGGTATATCAAAATAAGGCAATACGCTTTTTGAGTTGTCTATATAATCTATAAGGTCTTTACTTATGCTGTTTGGATAAAGATACATGAGCCTTATCCAAGGAAAATCAAGCTTTTCAAGGGCATGTAAAAGTTTTATTATGCTTTTAAAAGAGTTATCCTCTTGATAGTAAAGGGTATCTTGGGATACTATGACAAGTTCTTTTACACCCTTTTCTTTTAAATATGTTGCCTCTTGTGTAAGCTCTTCTATGGATTTTGACCTATGGTTACCTCTTATATTGGGTATAGCGCAAAAAGAACATTTCCTGTTGCATCCTTCTGCTATTTTAAGGTAAGCATAATGCTTTGTGGTAATTTGTCTTTTTGGTGTTTGTAAAAGCTCAATACCTTCTAAATCTTTTATATTTTCAAAAAATATCGCTTCTGGTATCTCTTTTTGAAGCTCTTCTTTGTATCTGTACACAAGGCACCCTGTCACAAACACTTTTTTGCCATCGTTTATGGCTTTTAGTATCTCTTCTATGGATTCTCTTTTGGCTTGTTCTATGAATCCACATGTGTTTATAACAACGGTGTCAGCTTTGTGGTAAGAGCTTATGTTTTCTTTTTTGAAAAAACCCATTATATTTTCTGAATCTACAAGGTTTTTTGGACATCCTAAATTTATAAAATTTATTTTCATATCAAGAAAAATACTCTAGTTTATCAAGCTTTTCCCATGAAAGACCTTCTTTGCCAAAGTGTCCATAGCAAGCAGTTTTTTTGTATATAGGCTTTCTAAGGTCCAAGGTTTCTATGATATCTTTTGGATACAAGCTAAAAACTTCTCTTATTCTAGATTTTATAAGGTCTACTGGTTTTGTTTCGGTGCCAAAGGTCTCTATGTCAAAACCTATGGGTTCTTTTACACCAAAAGCATAAGCTATCTGTATGAGGACTTTTTTAGCCCAACCAGCTGCCACTATGTGTTTTGCTATATACCTCGCCATATAAGAGGCAGCTCTGTCTGTTTTTGTAGGGTCTTTGCCAGAAAAAGCGCTTCCTCCTGAGAAAGATATATCGCCGTAAGCATCTGATACTATTTTTCTGCCAGTCATACCTGTATCTGCCACAGGCCCACCTATGATAAACCTACCGGCTGGGTTTATCTTTATCTTGGTTTCTTTTTTTAAAAGCTCACTGGGTATATGTTTTTTAATGATATCTTCGAAGATAAGTTCTCTTAAATGATTTAAGCTTATATCAGGATCGTGTTGTACAAACATATTTATAGAATCTATATAAAATTTGTTTTGATCTTCGTATTTGATACCCACTATCGTTTTACCATCAGGTCTTAAGAAGGGCATTATACCTTTTTTTCTAAAATCTGATGTGGTTTTTGAGATTTTATGAGCATAATAAATTGGTGCTGGTAAAAAGCTTTCCGTTTCATCGGTGGCATAACCCACCACTATGGCACTATCGCCTGCTCCTTCTGATGCTATACAAAGGGCTATCTCTGGGCTTTGCTCGTTTATAGAGCTTATAACGCCTATCAAATCTCCATCAAAACCATACTCTGGTTTTGTATATCCTACTTCTTTTATAGCTTTTTTTGATACCATTTGTAAATCTACGTATGCAGAGGAAGAGACTTCCCCTGCTATAAATACAATGTTGGAGCTAAGCAAAACGTTTATTGAGACCCTAGAAAACGGGTCTTTTCTCATGAACTCATCTAATATCTCATCGGATATGATATCTGCAAGCTTGTCCGGATGCCCTTCAAAAGGTGATTCCGCAAACCTTATCCTATCCATCTTGAAGTCTCTTTTTTACATAGGTTATTATATCTACAGGTAGCGGATCGTAGCCGTACATGTTTGCCAAATGATAGCTGGCAAAATCTCCTATGTATATATTCTTTAAAAGCCTTGAGATGTAGGAGTTTCCTTCTTCTGATATGAGTATCGGGTTAAAGCCCTTGTCTTTTAAAATGTCTATTGTCATATTTACCCTTAGGCTTACCCTTGGGTGTTCTTTTTTATCTGCTACTATAACAAACCTAAGGTATTGGTTTATGTCTGGGTTTGTATAACCTACCACTTCGTTGTGATGCATCTCTGGTATATATGCGTTGTAAGCTGGTGTTTTTGAGTTTTCGTTTATTTGGGTTTTAAACCTGTAAGCGGCTGCTTCCATAAGCGGTGTTCCATATATTATAGGCACATATCCAAACAAGCTTTTTGCTATGTCTTTTGAAACTTCCTCATAACGAGAGCTTGAAGCTTTTAGATCTTCTTTTAAGTCTAATATTTCTTCTTCTTTTCCAAAAAGCCATAAACAAGCATTAAGCATAAATCCAAGAGCATACCTCGGAGGATAACCAGTGGGTATTTTTATGTGTGGTACACCGTGCTTGTTGGACAATTCTTCTAACTTTCCGCCAGAGCTTATAGATATTATTTTCGCCCCTACTTTTATGGCTTGTTCAAATACAGATATTGTTTCTTCCGTATCGCCACTATAAGATATACATACCACAAGAGCGTCTTTGTCTACAAAAGGCAAAAGTTCATACCCTTTTATAGAGAATACGGGCTTGTTAGAACCATTTTTTATAAGGTAGGATTTCATTATTTCTCCTACAATACCAGACCCTCCCATGCCGCTAAACACAAGCATGTTGTAGCTTTGTGGCAACATGTTGCCAACATCGACTTTTTCAAAGTGGTCTCCAAAACCCCTCAACATCTCTAATGCGCTTTTCATTTTCAAATACCTCCTTAAGTAATATTTTACATCAATATATACTCATTGATAAAGATAAATTTTGTATGTTATAATGTCTTTTCAATGAAGTATATTCTAAAAGGAAAAGTTTTTGGAAGAGTTCAAAAAGTAGGTTTTAGGGCTTTTACAAAAGATATAGCGGATAGTTTGGGTATACAAGGCTATGTTAGAAACCTTGAAGATGGTACGGTAGAGTTTGAAGCTATAGGAGAGAAGGAAACTCTTGAGATGTTTTTAGAAAAGCTAAAAGAAGGCCCAAAACATGCTTTTGTCTCTGATATAAAATATAACATGGAGGTTTTTGAAGATGAAGATTATCCAAAAAGCTTTGATATTTTGTATTAGCCTTGGGCTTTTAACTTGGCAAGCTAAGGCTTATGAGTGCCATTATTACAAGATAAGAAAAGGTGACACGATAGACGGTATTGCCCATAAATTTCACGTTTATACAAAATCCATAAAAGAGGCAAACCCTTCTCTTAGGAAACATAAATTTTTATCTATAGGGCAAAAAATCTGTATCCCTTACAAACCAAAAAGACCAAAAATACCTACCATGAGCTATAAAGTAAAAAGCGGTGATACATTGTCGGTTTTGGCGAAGCGTTTTGGTACATCTGTAAGAGAGCTAAAAGAGTTAAACAACCTTCATAGGAATTTTCTAAGGGTAGGAGAGACTATAAAAGTTCCTTACAATACAAAGTATGTAGAAAGATACGAAGGCAGAAAGTACAAGCTTTATGTTATCAAAAACGGTGGTACTCTTAGAGATGTTTCAGATGTAGCCGGTGTACCGCTTAGGATACTTGAAAAATTAAATCCAGATTTAGTAGGTAAGTATCTTAGTAAGGGCACTGTTGTAAAGCTTGGTAAAAAGCGTATAACCTATAAAAAACTTATAGCAAGAGCCAAAAAGCGTTATAAAGAAAATTATCAAGCTAAACCATTACCAAGCCAACCAAACAATCTAAAAGCCCTTACTCAAGAAGAAGCTAATTCTCAATCAACGTTGCATAAACATGTAAATATACCACTACCGGTAGAAGGTCAGATACAAAGGGCCCAAAGGGGTATAAATATCGTTACCGACTGTGGAAAGCCGGTAAAAACTATAAACTCAGGCATAGTGGTTTATAGCGGTGATGATTTGGCAGCTTACGGTAATATGGCCATAGTGGATGGTGGTGGTATTATAACGGTTTATGCTTATAACCAAAAGCTTTTTGTAAAGAAAGGTCAGATGGTAAATAAAGGTCAAACTATAGGTTTGGTGGGGACAAAGCCTGGTACTTCTATTTGTGAGCTTCATTTTGAATTAAGAAGCAAAGACGGCACTCCTATAGATCCTATCACTTACTTTGGTAGATAATTTGTTATAATATACTTAAACTTTAAAGGAGGTGTACAATGGATTTAAGCAAGATAGTAAGCAAAAATCCGCCGGAGGACATCTACGCTTTCATAGAAATACCAAAGGATAGCAACATCAAGTATGAGCTTAACAAAGAAAGCGGTGTGATCTTTGTGGATAGGGTACTTTTTACCGCTATGTATTATCCTTTTAACTATGGTTTTGTGCCAAACACCTTAGCAGAGGATGGAGACCCTATAGATATAGTTGTGATATCGGAATTCTCTGTGGTACCTGGTTCTGTTATAAGATGTTCTTTAATAGGTATGCTTGAGATGGAAGATGAGGCTGGTATAGACACGAAGCTTTTGGCAGTGCCCCACAAGAAAATAGACCCAGCATTTTCTTACGTAAAAGATGTGGATGATTTACCAGCTCATATAAAGGAAAAGATAAAACACTTTTTTGAGCATTACAAAGAGCTTGAGCAGGGCAAATGGGTAAAGCTCAAAAACTTCTTATCAAAGGAAAAAGCCACAGAGGAGCTTCGAAAAGCTATAGAGCGATTTTCAAATAAATGAGCCTTGTAAAAGACACGGCCTTAGAGACCATATCAAAAGAAATAGAAGCCGTTGAAGGTTTAAAGCTTTTAATAAATGAAGATTTTGAAAAAGCTATAGATGTTATATATCGTTCTGAAGGTAAGGTTATATTGACTGGAGTTGGCAAATCTGGCCATATAGCAAGAAAAATAGCTTCTACTATGGCAAGCGTTGGTACCCCTGCGGTGTTTTTGCATCCAAACGAGGCTTTACATGGAGATCTTGGTATTATTTCAAAAGAAGATGTTGTTTTAGCATTGTCCAACAGCGGCGAGTCTGCTGAAATACTTTACATGATTCCTTATATAAAAATGATGGGATGCTTTTTAATATCTATTACAAACAATAAAAACTCTACTTTGGCAAGACAAAGCGATATATCGATAGTGCTTAACGTTGAAAAAGAAGCATGCCCTTTAAACTTGGCTCCCACATCTTCCACCACTGCCATGCTTGTACTTGGCGATGCTATGGCTATGAGTCTTTTGAGGCTTTCTGGTTTTAAAGAAGAGGATTTTGCTCTTTTGCATCCGGCTGGGTTTTTAGGCAAGAAGCTAAAGCAAGTAAAAGATGTGGGTCATTTTGGTGATGAGCTTCCTATTGTAAAAAAAGATGCAAAGATATATGAGGCCATTATAGAGATAACTCAAAAGGGCTTTGGAGCTACAGCGGTAGTGGATGAAGCTGGAAAGCTGGTGGGCATATTGACAGATGGTGATATAAGAAGGATTTTAGAAAGTAAAGTAGATATAAATACCACTAGTGTGTATGAGGTTTGCACTAAAAACCCAAAAACCATATCAAAATCTGACATATTAGCAAAAGCTCTATCTTTGATGGAAAACCACAAGATAACTGTTCTTATCATAGAAGAGAACGAAAAGCCAATAGGTATAATACACCTTCATGACATACTGAGGTCTGGTATAAATTGAACTCTTCAAATATTTTTACAATACCAAATCTTTTATCGTTTTTTAGGCTTTTAATGTCTCCATTTTTTTTATTTTTAGTAAAAGCCGATATAAAGCTAGCGTTTTTTCTATTTATTTTAGTCAGTATTACAGACGCTTTGGACGGGCTTATAGCAAGGCTTACAAACAGCGTAAGTTTTCTTGGCAAACTGCTTGATCCTATAGCCGATAAAGTTTTGATATTGTCTTTGTCTTTTGCTTTTATAAAACTAAAGTACCATATGCCAGCTATTCTTTTTAAGCTAATATTGGCTAGAGAGGTGTTTATAATTTTAGGAAGTGTTTTGTTGCTCTATCTTGGTGTAGTGCCAAAGCCCTCTTATCTTGGAAAGCTTGCCACGTTTTCTATGATGATGCTTTTTTTTGGGCTTTTCATAGAGAATATTAAGAATTACGAAATAAAATTTATAGACTTATTTTACGATGTAGTAGGTGTTTTTGTAGCGCTAAGCTTCTTTGAATATCTGAACATAGGTGTTAGAAATATGATAAACGTATTCAACCATAAAGTTTTAAAATAGATTCATGAAGCTTTTTATAAAGAAGCTTTTTATACTTTTTGTATTTATACTTGTTTTATTGGCGGCTTCTGGTATAAAATCCTTTGGCGTAAGCTCAAGTTTAAACTCTTATTTAGAGAAAAAGTTAAATCATGCCATAGAACTCATACATCTAAGGGACTACCAAGATGCTGTCTCAGAGCTTATGGACGTGTACTCTATGGCTCCAAAAAGTAAATACGGTGAGCTTTCTTATCTTTACATAGCAAAGGCCTATGCTTACGAAAACTACTACAGTGCAAATATAAAAGGTGTCCAAAACGCTATAGTTATGCTAAACATGTACCCATTTTATTATAAGGTCCCATCTTATATAGCTCTACAAAGAGAAATAATAGGTGATATATATCTTCTTTTGGGAGATTTCAACAAAGCCACTGGTGTTTTTATGGTTTTATCAAGCAAATACCCAAACGTAAACAGGTATAAGATCAAGTTAGCCTATGCGACCCTTAGAAACCACGATAAAAATGGTATAGATTATACTAAAAGCATTCAAAACAAAGATATAAAAACTCCAGAGGATACCGCTCTTTATTATTTTGATTACGCCATATACTATTTTTTGACTGGAGATTATAAAAACACTACCTTCATGCTTCATGAAGCTTCTAACTACGATAGTTTTTTATCTTATCACCCCTATTACGAGTTTCTTTATGGATACGCTTTTTATAAGTTATCAGATTGGCAAGATGCCATGTTTCACCTTGAGCTTTCAAAAAGAAGAGACATATATGGAAGGTATAAAAACAAAGTAAATTATGTACTAATGCATATTTATCTTATTACAAAAGACTATCTTGATGCTCATAGGATTTTAAAAGAATTTTTAAAGCATGACGGTGTTTTTTACAATCCAGTTGCCTATATATCCTTTAGTTCTTTATGGATGCACCCTGGTTATTTGGCCACTTACAAAATACCGTTTTATCAAAATACCTTAGATAAGCTTATGTGGCTTCATTTCCCAAGCGTTTTATCTTTATATCCGGATTTTGGCCTTCTCAATTACTACCTTGAAGGTGAACTTAATTCCGAAGAGATTCAAGATATGTTTATAGGATTTTTAAACATAAAATTTCCAAATAGACCTATAAATTTTGATGATATAAACGTATCCTTTGAAAAGCCTATAAACTATATATCAAACCTTATATCAAGAGAAAACCCCTACGATGAAACCTTTGCCTATAGGCTTTATAGCGTTTACAAAGAAGATCCATCTTTATTTGCGATGTTTTTACAACCTAGCACTTATGAGAACATCTCAAGAGTTTTTGTGTATGTAGGTGATACAAAAGGACTTGGATTTACAAACGGTATCCAAGATCAAAATATAAAGACGTTTCTACAAGGAGAGTTTTATATAGAACAAGGTGATATAAAAGATGGTGTTGCAGCTTTAAACTCAGTGCTAAACAATTTAAAAGGCGATGATAAAGAAGAGGCAGAATTTCTAATAGGCTACTATACCAACGACGATACCATATTGGATAGATTTTTATCTCATAAAAATATTTATACATCTAATAGATTAAAAGACTATGCTAAGCTTGGACTTTTAAAAGACGGCATATTAAAGTTAAACAAAAAAGATTATAAAAATGCTTTAAAATATTTTAAAACCTATATAGAGATTTACAATAAAACAAAAAACAACACATATTGGTGGGCTTTATATAAAGCTGCTTACATTAGCTACTTGCTAAAAGATAAAAATGAGTTAAAATATATATTAAGTTTGGCTAAAAATAGCCAAAACCTTTGGGCTAAGGCTGCTATTATTTTGTGGGGTGAGTAGTTATGGGGCTTTTTAACGGTGTAGATGAAGTAGTTCCTTATTTAGATTATACGTGGTTAAAACACAAGGTTATACTTAGCAATTTAGCAAATGCAGATACACCACACTACAAGGAGTTAAACGTAAGGTTTGTACCTTTTGAAAAAGAGCTAGCCCTAAAGATAACAAATCCCAAAAAACAAATTCAACCAGTACAAACAGGGCCTCATTTTGATATATTGGAAAAAGAATCTGGGCTTATAGGAAACGATAGAAACAACGTCAGTATAGAAGAGCAGATGGCACAGGCAAACGCAAATTATATAGCTTATGAGACTTATATGAAGATGATAACAGACAACATAAACGAACTAAACACAGCTATAAAAGGGCAATAAAGGAGGTAAAAACAGTTGACAAATTTATGGCAACGAGGAAGTATGAAAGAATGTAAGGAGATATATGGTTTGAGTAGAGGTACATTGATAAACTATGATAAGAAAGGATTGATAACACCTATTATATATGGGCAAAGAGGATCTAAAAAGAAATGATAACGCTGGAATGTTTACTTGAATTTGAGACCAATGAAAATAGAGATACTGTATTAGATTTAATGCGTAGGTTTTCATCAGCAATGAGATATGCATATAAAAGGTTGTTAGAAAGTGAAAAAAGAAAAGATTTAAAGAAAAATATATCAAGATTATTTAACATAAATACAAGATATTCAGATAATGCAATACTGCTGGCTAAACAAACGATAGAGATATACAAATCGCATAATAAAAATCCCAAAAAGGTTATATTTGGATCAAGAGCGTTATTTGATAAACTAAACAAGAAACACTTAACTGGAAAATCAAGAAAGAGTCTTATAAAAAAGTGGAGAGAAAAAAGGCAAGGCAATCTCTATTCAAGAGGCGATAAATCTAAACAAGGAAATCTAAATTTAAGGCTGCAGTGGATAAACGATAAGTTATATTTGAGAATAAATATAGGAGATAGACAGTACGTTTATGCAAAAGTAATTAGAACTGTAAACAGGAAGAATGATAAATGGATAGATTTTATGTTTATGCTATTGAAAGCTAAAGAATCTGGTAGTTGGTTTCCATATAGTGTTAGGTTAACATTGAAAAACGGTAATGTATATGCTTTCATATCTGTTGAAGAGAAACTACCACCTGTTGCAATCAAAAAAGATAATGGTGTTATAGGTATAGATATAAACGCTTATCCATTCCATTTAGCATTAGCAACCGCATCAAAAGATGGAAATCTGGAAAACTATCAAGCAATAAGCTTGTATGAATTATTAGATGTTAGCTCAGAGAAAAGACAATATTTAGAATGGCAAATAGCACATCAAATAATAGAAATTGCTAAGAAGGAAAACAAAGCTATTGCAATAGAAAACTTAGATAAACTACCAAAAGGTAAAAGAGGAGATGGGTTTGCTAAACTAAGACAGAAATTGCAAAAGTGGATATACAAGAGATTATTAAATAAAATAGAGATTACAGCAAGAAGAAATGGAATAGAAATTAGAAAAGTAAATCCAGCATATACATCTTTAATAGGCAAATTAAAATATGCACCGCAGTTTAACATAGACAAAGATATTGCAGCAGCATTTGTAATAGCAAGAAGAGGATTAGGATATAAGGAAAAACTACCTAAAAACTACAAAGGATTATTAAATGATAAAGATTTTCTTTTGTTTAGTGAAGCCAGTATTGAGGATAAGATCGCTAAACTTAAGAAAGAGATGAAAGAAGAGAAAAATCAATACAAAAGAAACAAATTAAAAAGCAAGCTAAGTAAATTAAGAAAAGAACTTAAAGCACTAGAAAAACATTTATCGTTTGTTATAGAAAGTGAAAAGAGTAAGTCAGTTTCTCAACAACCTGTAAACCAACGGAAGGAACAGGTGAGAGGTCTACCTATAGGTAGATACAAAAACTGGCAAATTCTTTTCACAGCCTTTACCTTTTCTTGCCTTGAGAGTTATAGAGACTTTTCTCCCTTGAAAAGGGTAATGATTTCAAGGGATTGGGTAAGGATGGCAAATAGGTTAGTTCCTGTACTTGGTGCAGGGACTATGACACTTCCAAAATACCGCCTGTTGGGGTTGGAAGTATCTGAAATGGCGGAATACAAATACCCCAACCCAAACTGTGCAGAGCAATAGTGTGCTGTAAGCATTTCTCTGAGCTATTGTGTGGCTGTGAATGTTTCTTAGATTCGAAATGCGATTGTATCGCTCTACAGTTTTGTACAGTTTGGTTGACCAGGTAAATTATGCTTGATATATTTAACGCTTTTGATGTATCTGCTTCTGGTATGTATGCAGAGCGCATCAGAATGAACACTATTGCTTCAAACCTTGCAAACTACGAATCTTACAAGACAGACGGCACTCCTTATCAAAAATTAGAGCCAGTGTTTCAAGCAGTTTACGATAAAAACATGCTTTCAGATGGTTTGGTACCGGTTAATGTTAGCGAAATTAGACAGTCAAACGGTTTTAAGCTTATATACGATCCTTCAAACCCACATGCAAACGCTCAAGGGTATGTGGAAGAACCAAATATAAACGTTACTACCGAGATGGTGGATATGATTACAGCTACACAGAGCTATCAAGCTAACCTCAGCGCTTTTAATATGACAAAGAACATAGCTCAGTTTACTATTAATAGCTGGACCTGATTATGGAAAATAAGATAACCAGTATACCGGATTTATTTGCAAACAATTCTTTAGAAAAGCCTAAAAAACAAGAAAATTCTCAAGGAGAAACCTTTTTTGATGTACTGTCAAACTTTCTAAACTATGCAAACGATGTACAGCAAACTGCCGAGGCCACTAAGAAAGCCATATTAGAAGGAGCTGATATCCCTTTGCACGATGCCGTAGTTCAGTTTGATAAAGCTGGTGTGGTGTTGAACTTGTTGGTGCAGGTAAGAAACAAGCTTTTAGATGGTTATCAAACACTCATCAACACTCAAATTTAAACATTTATGGATTTTAGAGAAATATTAAACAACTTAAAAGAGCGTTTCCAAGCTTTAAATAAGACTCAACAAATTGCGGTCTTGTCTATACCTGTAGTTTTAGCGCTCTTAACTGGGTTAATATTTTTTATCACATCAAGAGTGCATTATACCGTTTTATATGGAGATCTAAACAACAGAGATATGGCTGCCATAGTAGAACAGCTTGAAAAAAACAACGTAAAATACAAAATTACTCAAGACGGTAGGACTATATTGGTGCCAGAATCAGAAGCGAGGCAACTGAGGTTAAAATTAGCAGCTATGGGACTTCCCACCAAAGGCTATCCAGGTTTTAAGCTTTTAAACAAAATGCCACTTGGTATGACAGATTTTATGCAGCATGTAGAATATCAAAGAGCTTTGGAGCAAGAATTATCAAACACAATACTTGGATTTAGCAACATAGAAAAAGCCAAAGTAAGTTTAGCAATACCAAAACCAAGTATATTTATAACCCAAAGCCAAAAACCTTCAGCTTCGGTATTTATAGAATTAAAACCGGGGGCTTCAATCACGAGACGTCAGGTTATAGCTATAAGGAATTTGGTGGCCGCTAGTGTACCCGATTTAACCCCCAACAGAGTGACTGTGGTTGATAGCAACGGTGTGGACCTAACGGAAGAACTAAACAACCCCTCTTCCTATCTTACGAACGAACAGTTAAGGGTAAAAACAGCTTTAGAAAACTCCATAACAAAACATCTTGAACAAGTGTTGGGTCAGGCTCTTGGTTATAACAACGTTAGGGTTGCTGTGGATGTAGAACCAGATTTTTCTCAAGTGGAAACAAAATCAAAAAATTACAATCCCAACACTACAGCGATAGTTAGTCAGCAGAAAAAACAAGAAACCACCACAGGTACCAGCGTATCCGGTGTCCCAGGTACAGCCTCAAACATACCACCAATGAGTGGACTTAGACCAAACGCCAATTTTCAATCTACTAAAAAAGAAGTTACTACAAACTACGATGTTAGTGTAGAAAAAACTCATGTTGTAGATAAGACCATACGCATAAAGAGAATGAGTGTAGGCGTCATAGTAAACGCTGATCTTAAAAACGTAAATCTAAACAGCATAAGGCAATTGGTAATTGCGGCGGCTGGGGTAGACCCAAAAAGAGGTGATACTGTATCCGTCATAGCGGTACCCTTTTATAAACCTGTTGTACCGAAACCTCCTATATATGTTGTTTATGCAAAGTATGGTATAGCTGGTGTCTTGCTTCTTTTGTTGCTCGGAATACTGCTTTTTGTATTCTTAAAAACCAGAAAAAAACCAGAAGTTCAAGAATTACCAGCTGTAAGTGCAGCTATGGAAGCTTTAGAATCGCTTGAGACTGAAGAGTTGAGAGAAAAGGCTAAAGAGCTTATTACCGTTGATAAGATGATAAAAATAACCAAGGAAAATCCAGATAAGGTAGCAAAGATTATTAAACATTGGCTTACTGTAAAAAAGGCTTAGAGGTAAACAACTATGGCTGAACAGGTTTTAGGTCAAGAAGAGGTAGATCTTCTTTTAAAGTCTCTAGGTAAAGAAGAAGAGGTAGAGGAAAAATCTCTAGGGTATAAGAAGTTTGATATAGATGATTTAGAGCATATTTCTTTAGGTACAATAGCAGGACTTGAGATTATATTAGAAAAGTGGAGCAGGCTTTCAAGGGCAA contains:
- the ppa gene encoding inorganic diphosphatase — protein: MDLSKIVSKNPPEDIYAFIEIPKDSNIKYELNKESGVIFVDRVLFTAMYYPFNYGFVPNTLAEDGDPIDIVVISEFSVVPGSVIRCSLIGMLEMEDEAGIDTKLLAVPHKKIDPAFSYVKDVDDLPAHIKEKIKHFFEHYKELEQGKWVKLKNFLSKEKATEELRKAIERFSNK
- a CDS encoding MiaB/RimO family radical SAM methylthiotransferase produces the protein MKINFINLGCPKNLVDSENIMGFFKKENISSYHKADTVVINTCGFIEQAKRESIEEILKAINDGKKVFVTGCLVYRYKEELQKEIPEAIFFENIKDLEGIELLQTPKRQITTKHYAYLKIAEGCNRKCSFCAIPNIRGNHRSKSIEELTQEATYLKEKGVKELVIVSQDTLYYQEDNSFKSIIKLLHALEKLDFPWIRLMYLYPNSISKDLIDYIDNSKSVLPYFDIPLQHISDNVLKNMRRGYTKKDVFRLLEQINAMKHKKPILRSSFIVGYPTEEQKDFEELLDFISQELFHFVGVFEYSHEEGTYAYQFEDKIPKEEKQRRYKEVFNLSQEILEEKNSALVGQEIDILIEKKDRARAFFQAPEIDGIAMLESPSPKTGIIKKAKVIASIGTDLLVDI
- a CDS encoding M23 family metallopeptidase, with the protein product MKIIQKALIFCISLGLLTWQAKAYECHYYKIRKGDTIDGIAHKFHVYTKSIKEANPSLRKHKFLSIGQKICIPYKPKRPKIPTMSYKVKSGDTLSVLAKRFGTSVRELKELNNLHRNFLRVGETIKVPYNTKYVERYEGRKYKLYVIKNGGTLRDVSDVAGVPLRILEKLNPDLVGKYLSKGTVVKLGKKRITYKKLIARAKKRYKENYQAKPLPSQPNNLKALTQEEANSQSTLHKHVNIPLPVEGQIQRAQRGINIVTDCGKPVKTINSGIVVYSGDDLAAYGNMAIVDGGGIITVYAYNQKLFVKKGQMVNKGQTIGLVGTKPGTSICELHFELRSKDGTPIDPITYFGR
- a CDS encoding KpsF/GutQ family sugar-phosphate isomerase translates to MSLVKDTALETISKEIEAVEGLKLLINEDFEKAIDVIYRSEGKVILTGVGKSGHIARKIASTMASVGTPAVFLHPNEALHGDLGIISKEDVVLALSNSGESAEILYMIPYIKMMGCFLISITNNKNSTLARQSDISIVLNVEKEACPLNLAPTSSTTAMLVLGDAMAMSLLRLSGFKEEDFALLHPAGFLGKKLKQVKDVGHFGDELPIVKKDAKIYEAIIEITQKGFGATAVVDEAGKLVGILTDGDIRRILESKVDINTTSVYEVCTKNPKTISKSDILAKALSLMENHKITVLIIEENEKPIGIIHLHDILRSGIN
- the metK gene encoding methionine adenosyltransferase, whose product is MDRIRFAESPFEGHPDKLADIISDEILDEFMRKDPFSRVSINVLLSSNIVFIAGEVSSSAYVDLQMVSKKAIKEVGYTKPEYGFDGDLIGVISSINEQSPEIALCIASEGAGDSAIVVGYATDETESFLPAPIYYAHKISKTTSDFRKKGIMPFLRPDGKTIVGIKYEDQNKFYIDSINMFVQHDPDISLNHLRELIFEDIIKKHIPSELLKKETKIKINPAGRFIIGGPVADTGMTGRKIVSDAYGDISFSGGSAFSGKDPTKTDRAASYMARYIAKHIVAAGWAKKVLIQIAYAFGVKEPIGFDIETFGTETKPVDLIKSRIREVFSLYPKDIIETLDLRKPIYKKTACYGHFGKEGLSWEKLDKLEYFS
- a CDS encoding CDP-alcohol phosphatidyltransferase family protein translates to MNSSNIFTIPNLLSFFRLLMSPFFLFLVKADIKLAFFLFILVSITDALDGLIARLTNSVSFLGKLLDPIADKVLILSLSFAFIKLKYHMPAILFKLILAREVFIILGSVLLLYLGVVPKPSYLGKLATFSMMMLFFGLFIENIKNYEIKFIDLFYDVVGVFVALSFFEYLNIGVRNMINVFNHKVLK
- a CDS encoding bifunctional phosphoglucose/phosphomannose isomerase encodes the protein MKSALEMLRGFGDHFEKVDVGNMLPQSYNMLVFSGMGGSGIVGEIMKSYLIKNGSNKPVFSIKGYELLPFVDKDALVVCISYSGDTEETISVFEQAIKVGAKIISISSGGKLEELSNKHGVPHIKIPTGYPPRYALGFMLNACLWLFGKEEEILDLKEDLKASSSRYEEVSKDIAKSLFGYVPIIYGTPLMEAAAYRFKTQINENSKTPAYNAYIPEMHHNEVVGYTNPDINQYLRFVIVADKKEHPRVSLRVNMTIDILKDKGFNPILISEEGNSYISRLLKNIYIGDFASYHLANMYGYDPLPVDIITYVKKRLQDG
- a CDS encoding flagellar biosynthesis protein FlgB, with translation MGLFNGVDEVVPYLDYTWLKHKVILSNLANADTPHYKELNVRFVPFEKELALKITNPKKQIQPVQTGPHFDILEKESGLIGNDRNNVSIEEQMAQANANYIAYETYMKMITDNINELNTAIKGQ
- a CDS encoding acylphosphatase; translated protein: MKYILKGKVFGRVQKVGFRAFTKDIADSLGIQGYVRNLEDGTVEFEAIGEKETLEMFLEKLKEGPKHAFVSDIKYNMEVFEDEDYPKSFDILY